The following proteins come from a genomic window of Candidatus Methylomirabilota bacterium:
- a CDS encoding type II secretion system F family protein has translation MPIFVYKAADQRGQTIDGVMEAADARSVVERLQHDAYFPIQVRPQEERVGLAGLAWPALRRHRIAGRELVALTQQLATLLEAGMPLDRALAIQEELTPNPRLRAITAHVLRSVRAGSSLGEALAEHHPRPFSRLYINMVRAGERGGFLEATLRRLAEYLEEAQEFRDTLVSALIYPSLLICVGGAAVVFLMTFVIPRFADIFRDLGSTIPWPTQVLLSLSAWLTHYWWALAGAGLGIALALRIWLATSAGRLQADQILLRLPVLGAVIVQTEVARFARITGTLLRSGVPMLSALDVVKEMMGNQVIARAVESLGGGVRRGAGLSKPMEESGAFPPLATHMVRVGEETGRLDEMLLKVGSTFESDTRKVVKRLLALVEPAIILGMGLVVGFIVVAMLMAILSITDIPF, from the coding sequence TCCAGCACGACGCGTATTTCCCCATCCAGGTCAGACCCCAAGAAGAGCGGGTCGGCCTTGCCGGCTTGGCCTGGCCTGCCTTGCGGCGGCACCGCATCGCGGGCCGCGAGCTGGTCGCCCTGACCCAGCAGCTGGCCACGCTCCTCGAGGCGGGCATGCCCCTCGACCGCGCCCTCGCCATCCAGGAAGAGCTGACGCCCAACCCACGGCTGCGCGCCATCACGGCCCATGTCCTGCGCAGCGTGCGTGCGGGCTCTTCGCTGGGCGAGGCGCTCGCCGAGCACCACCCCCGCCCTTTCTCGCGCCTCTACATTAATATGGTGCGCGCCGGGGAGCGGGGCGGTTTCCTCGAGGCCACGCTCCGGCGGCTGGCCGAGTACCTCGAGGAGGCCCAGGAGTTCCGCGACACCCTGGTCTCGGCCCTCATCTATCCGAGCCTCTTGATCTGCGTCGGCGGCGCGGCGGTCGTCTTCCTCATGACCTTCGTCATCCCGCGCTTCGCCGACATCTTCCGTGATCTCGGCAGCACCATTCCCTGGCCCACCCAGGTTCTTCTCTCGCTGAGCGCCTGGCTGACGCATTACTGGTGGGCGCTGGCCGGCGCAGGACTCGGCATTGCGCTCGCCCTCAGGATCTGGCTGGCCACCTCGGCGGGCCGGCTCCAGGCCGATCAGATCCTGCTCAGGCTTCCCGTCCTCGGTGCCGTCATCGTGCAGACGGAAGTGGCGCGCTTTGCGCGCATCACGGGCACGCTGCTCCGGAGCGGGGTGCCCATGCTGTCGGCGTTGGACGTCGTCAAGGAGATGATGGGCAATCAGGTGATCGCCCGCGCCGTGGAGAGCCTGGGCGGTGGGGTCCGGCGTGGAGCGGGTCTCTCCAAGCCCATGGAGGAGTCAGGCGCCTTTCCTCCGCTTGCCACCCACATGGTGCGCGTGGGAGAGGAGACGGGCAGGCTCGACGAGATGCTGCTCAAGGTCGGCTCCACCTTCGAGAGCGATACGCGCAAGGTGGTCAAACGCCTCCTCGCCCTGGTCGAGCCCGCGATCATCCTCGGCATGGGGCTCGTCGTGGGGTTCATCGTGGTGGCCATGCTCATGGCCATCCTTTCAATCACCGATATACCGTTTTGA